In the genome of Streptacidiphilus rugosus AM-16, the window GCAGGCCAAGCACGGGGAGCTGATGGAAGCGCTGCTAGGAATGTGATTTCGTCGGGCCATATGAGGACCACGATTCCGCTGGCATTGGGAGCCAGGGTTGGGCCGTTCGTGGCGGGGATGTACTCGCCCGTGGTCGGTGATCTCCGGTGTGAACGGGAGCCACTCCGCTGAGATTGGGAGCCACTGATCGGGTGACCTGCCCGATGTCACGGGAGTGTCCGTGGGGCGGGGGGCCGGGGGGCCGATAGCTTGTGGCTGCGGGCCCCGGGGGCCGCCTCCCTGACAAGATGCGGTCAGGGGCCCGCGCCCAGTTATGCCTCGGGCGGGACGCCGAAGAGCCGTTCCAGGACGGGTCGCGCGCTGGAGTGAAGCGGCGGGGGCTCGGCGAAGGTGTGCCACCAGCGGAAGTCCCCGGGCCAGGTGAACTGGCCGGCCGCGGGGATCGTGACGTCGAAAGCGATCTGCAGGACCTGGCCGTCGTCCGGGATGTCCCAGACGCTCGACGCGGCGAACGCGTAGTCCCAGCCCGCCAGGCCCAGGTTGACGGTGCAGAGCCAGTCCAGGGTGTCCGGGACGGTCTCGCCGCGCTGGACCCAGGCGAGCGGAGGCGACCACTGGCCGTCGGCGGGCTTGAGCAGGAGGACGTGGTCGCGGTCGTCGCTGCGGTGGACCAGGGCCAGGACCTGGAACCGGTTGACGCCCGCGCGGCGGCTGTCCTTGACCAGTTCGGCCAGGGCGGCGTCGGTCGCGTGGTGGCGGCGCCCGGGGTTGTCGGAGTCGGTCATTTCGGCGCCGGGAAGAGGGATTCCTGGGTGGCCTGATCGCGGTAGGACTCGGTGCCGGTCTGGATCAGCGTGCAGCGGAACGTGATCCGGTCGGCGATCGCCGCGCAGAGGCGGGCGTCACCGAAGGTCTTGTCCCACTCGGTGAAGGGCGAGTTCGTCGCGACCGCGGTGGCCTTGCGTTCCTCGCGCTCGGTGAAGATCTGGAACAGCAGCTTCGCGCCCTTGCGGTCCAGGTTCAAATACCCGAATTCGTCCAAACACAGGAGATCGATCTTGCTGTAGCGGGCGATCACGGAGGAGAGCTTGCGCGACGCGTCGGCCTCGGCGAGCTCGTTCACCAACGCCGAGGTCGTGGTGTAGCGGACCGACAGGCCGGCCTCGGCGATCGCGGTGCCGATCCCGATCAGGAGATGGGACTTGCCTGTGCCGCTGTCGCCGATCAGGACCAGCGGGCGGCCCTCGCGGACCCAGGTCGGGGACTTCAGGTCAGCCACGACCTCCGGGGTGACGTTCGGGTTCTTGGCGAAGTCGAAATCCTCCAGGCGCTTCGGCCGCGGGAACCGCGCCAGCCGCAGGAGCCTCTGCTGGCGGCGGACGTCACGGTCGGCGAGCTCGACCTGGAGCAGGTCCAGCAGGAACTGCTTGTAGGTGGCCTGCTCGCGCCGCGCGGCCTGGGCCAGGTCGATGAACCGCTCGCGGAACGCGGGCAGGCGAAGGTCCCGGCAGGCCTCGTCGATCAGCATGTCCTCCGGGTCCCCGGGCAGGGACTGGCGCCGCGGCGGGATCCGGTCGGTGTCGACCTCGTCGTCGTGGTCGGTGACGGTGATGGTGGGGCTCATGCGCCGTGGCCTTTCTGGGTCTGGCTGGTCGTGACCGGGTTCAGGAGCCGGTCGTACTTGCTCATGTCCGGGAGCGTCGGGCGCGGGTCGGGCGGCAGCCGGCGCGTGTGCAGGGAGATCACCCGGGCCCCGGTGCCGTCCTCGCCGGCCGGGACCTCGTCCAGGTCGTCGGTCAGGAGTTCGGCGTCCTCGGCGTCGGTGCCCTCCATCGCCTTGCGGGCCTCGATCGCGACCATGTCGGTGGAGACCGAGCCGATCCGCAGGCAGGTCATCATCGCCGCGACCAGCGCGTCGGCCGGGAGCTGACGGTGCAGCAGCAGGACCTCGATCAGCATCCGCGTGCCTTCCCGGTCACCCGCCTTCTGCTTCGCGGCGGCCCAGAATGCCTCGTGGACCTTCGTGAAGCCGCCCTCCGCGCGGGCCTGCGCGAGCGCGGAGGCGCCGGCGAACGCACCCGGCTTGACCAGCAGGATCTCCAGGTAGTGGTCCAGGAAGTCGTGGTAGGTGTAACGGCGGGTCAGGCGCGGGTGGCGGGCGACGACCTGGCGACCGTCGAACACCCAGAGCTCGTTCGCCTTGAGCTTGACGCGGACCTTGCTCCCGATGAACTTCGCCGGGACCGAGTAGTAGCCCTGGCGGACCGTGATCCGCGAGTTCCTGGCGACCGTCGGGGTCAGGTCGATGCCGCAGTCGTAGTCGTCCGCCGGCAGCGGCCGCAGCCGTTCGCGCTCCTGCTCGAAGTCGAATCCGATCGAGGTCGGCCGGCCGTGGATGTGGCGGGCGTCCTCCGCGACGTCGATCGCGGCGAGGCGCTCGTTCAGCTCCGCCAGCGAGTCGACCACCGGCGGCGGGACCAGGTGCTTCCTGCGGAACCTTCCGCCCTCGTGCTCGACGCCGCCCTTCTCATGGGCGCCGTCCTCGCCAGGGGCGCAGTAGAAGGCCGAGAACTGATACCACGACCTGAACGACGCCCACCGGTTCGACTCCAGCCGGGACCGGCCGAACAGGACCTGCTTCACCGCCGGCCGCAGGTTGTCATAGCGAATGTGCACCGAGGGGACACCGCCCAGCACGGTGAACGCGTCCAGGTGGCCTTCGAGGAAGGCCTCCTGCGAAGCGGTCGCGTAGACGCGGTGGACGGCCTTGCCGGAGTAGGACAGCCGCAGCGTGAACAGCACGCACTTGCGGCGCTGCCCGGCCAGGTCCAGCCAGAAGTCCGCGAAGTCGACCTCGGCCTCCTCACCGGGCCGCTTCGCCTGCGGGACCATGCCGTCCAGGTGCCGCCGGCCCTCCAGGGCCTCGGCCTTGATCTGC includes:
- the istB gene encoding IS21-like element helper ATPase IstB, yielding MLIDEACRDLRLPAFRERFIDLAQAARREQATYKQFLLDLLQVELADRDVRRQQRLLRLARFPRPKRLEDFDFAKNPNVTPEVVADLKSPTWVREGRPLVLIGDSGTGKSHLLIGIGTAIAEAGLSVRYTTTSALVNELAEADASRKLSSVIARYSKIDLLCLDEFGYLNLDRKGAKLLFQIFTEREERKATAVATNSPFTEWDKTFGDARLCAAIADRITFRCTLIQTGTESYRDQATQESLFPAPK
- the istA gene encoding IS21 family transposase, which codes for MGTSREVLFERIRRAEREQGLSGRELAAQFKVSRNTVKRALDCPVPPKRKPPAPRPSVLEPVKSFIDAMLREDLDAPAKQKHTIPRIMERLAAEHDFEHARTTTVYDYVAKRRPQIKAEALEGRRHLDGMVPQAKRPGEEAEVDFADFWLDLAGQRRKCVLFTLRLSYSGKAVHRVYATASQEAFLEGHLDAFTVLGGVPSVHIRYDNLRPAVKQVLFGRSRLESNRWASFRSWYQFSAFYCAPGEDGAHEKGGVEHEGGRFRRKHLVPPPVVDSLAELNERLAAIDVAEDARHIHGRPTSIGFDFEQERERLRPLPADDYDCGIDLTPTVARNSRITVRQGYYSVPAKFIGSKVRVKLKANELWVFDGRQVVARHPRLTRRYTYHDFLDHYLEILLVKPGAFAGASALAQARAEGGFTKVHEAFWAAAKQKAGDREGTRMLIEVLLLHRQLPADALVAAMMTCLRIGSVSTDMVAIEARKAMEGTDAEDAELLTDDLDEVPAGEDGTGARVISLHTRRLPPDPRPTLPDMSKYDRLLNPVTTSQTQKGHGA